One genomic region from Anabaena sp. PCC 7108 encodes:
- a CDS encoding type II toxin-antitoxin system HicA family toxin, whose amino-acid sequence MKLPRDLSGTELVKALAGLEYKVSHQTGSHIRLTTQLNGEHHVTVPAHDPIKIGTLNAIIKDIASHHDFDKNELIVLLFP is encoded by the coding sequence TTGAAACTTCCACGAGATTTGTCAGGTACAGAATTAGTAAAAGCTCTTGCCGGTTTAGAGTACAAAGTTAGTCATCAAACAGGTAGTCACATTAGATTAACTACCCAACTAAATGGTGAACATCATGTTACAGTTCCTGCCCACGATCCTATAAAAATAGGAACTCTAAACGCAATAATTAAAGATATTGCATCTCATCATGATTTTGACAAAAATGAACTAATTGTGTTACTTTTTCCCTAG
- a CDS encoding Gfo/Idh/MocA family protein, with amino-acid sequence MTNTNEKRKIRYAVVGLGWFAQQAALPAFTQADNSELVALVSDDPIKREELSKQYNIEHTYAYEDYEECLTSGLIDAVYIALPNHLHCEYTVRAANQAIHVLCEKPMAVTEKECEAMNKAANDNGVKLMIAYRLHLEPGNMQAVEVVRSRQIGEPRLFNSVFSQQVAQGNIRLQENKGGGTLYDIGIYCINAARYLFQDEPTEVFAVAATKEEQRFSEVEEMTSAILRFPHERLATFTCSFGAAKVSNYQVVGNKGDIRVESAYTWQGAIKHYLTIDGETQERTFERHDQLAAEFTYFSDCILQNKDPEPSGIEGWNDVCIIETLYQSIETGQPVQVNNFERNKRPTSAQTIERPATDEKPELIHAAAPGAKA; translated from the coding sequence ATGACAAATACAAACGAAAAACGCAAAATTCGTTACGCTGTTGTTGGTTTAGGTTGGTTTGCTCAACAAGCTGCTTTACCAGCATTTACTCAAGCCGATAACTCGGAATTAGTTGCTTTGGTTTCCGATGATCCGATAAAACGTGAAGAACTCAGTAAACAGTATAATATTGAGCATACTTATGCTTATGAGGATTATGAGGAATGTCTAACCAGCGGCTTAATAGATGCTGTTTATATTGCATTACCAAATCACCTCCATTGTGAGTATACTGTGCGGGCAGCTAATCAAGCTATTCATGTACTGTGTGAAAAGCCAATGGCTGTGACAGAAAAAGAGTGCGAAGCCATGAATAAAGCTGCAAATGATAATGGTGTCAAGTTAATGATTGCTTATAGATTGCATTTAGAACCAGGAAATATGCAAGCTGTAGAAGTTGTCCGCTCTCGTCAAATAGGTGAACCACGGCTGTTCAATTCTGTTTTCTCTCAACAAGTAGCACAGGGAAACATTCGTTTACAAGAGAATAAAGGTGGGGGAACGCTATATGATATTGGTATTTACTGCATTAATGCCGCACGTTATCTATTTCAAGATGAACCAACGGAAGTATTTGCTGTAGCTGCTACCAAAGAAGAACAACGCTTTAGCGAAGTGGAAGAAATGACTAGTGCTATCCTCCGCTTTCCCCATGAACGACTAGCAACATTTACCTGTAGCTTTGGTGCAGCAAAAGTTTCTAATTACCAAGTTGTCGGAAATAAGGGTGACATCCGAGTCGAATCTGCTTACACTTGGCAGGGAGCAATTAAGCACTATCTAACTATTGATGGTGAAACCCAAGAACGGACTTTTGAGCGTCACGATCAATTAGCAGCAGAATTCACCTATTTCTCCGATTGTATTCTCCAAAATAAAGACCCTGAACCATCGGGAATAGAAGGATGGAATGATGTTTGCATTATTGAGACACTCTATCAATCTATTGAAACCGGTCAGCCTGTGCAAGTAAACAATTTTGAGCGTAATAAACGTCCGACATCTGCTCAAACCATCGAGCGTCCTGCTACTGACGAAAAACCAGAACTAATTCATGCTGCTGCACCTGGGGCTAAAGCTTAA
- the ychF gene encoding redox-regulated ATPase YchF, whose protein sequence is MLRAGIVGLPNVGKSTLFNAVVANAKAEAANFPFCTIEPNVGMVSVPDDRLNVLAKIATSVQTVPARVEFVDIAGLVKGASQGEGLGNQFLSHIREVDAIVHVVRCFENDDIIHVAGSVDPARDIEIINLELGLSDLFQIEKRIDRTRKLARTSKDAQFEITVLEKLASVLNEGKSVRQIDLNTEESEIIKGLGLLTNKPIIYAANVSEDDLATGNDFVERVREVAAVENAEVVIVSAQVEAELVELAEADKADFLESLGVKEGGLKSLIRATYTLLGLRTYFTCGPKETRAWTIHAGMSAPQAAGVIHSDFERGFIRAETVAYNDLVTHGSMNAAKEKGLVRSEGKEYIVQEGDVLLFRFNV, encoded by the coding sequence ATGCTAAGAGCCGGAATTGTCGGACTTCCCAACGTCGGAAAATCAACCTTATTTAACGCTGTAGTGGCTAACGCCAAAGCCGAAGCCGCTAATTTCCCATTTTGTACCATTGAACCCAACGTTGGCATGGTCTCAGTCCCAGATGACCGGTTAAACGTTTTAGCAAAGATTGCTACTTCAGTACAAACTGTACCCGCCCGTGTCGAATTTGTCGATATTGCCGGTTTGGTGAAAGGTGCAAGTCAAGGAGAAGGACTGGGTAATCAATTTTTATCCCACATTCGGGAAGTTGATGCGATCGTTCATGTTGTCCGTTGTTTTGAAAATGATGATATCATTCACGTTGCCGGTTCAGTTGATCCAGCGCGAGATATTGAAATCATTAATTTAGAACTGGGTTTATCTGATTTATTCCAAATTGAAAAACGCATTGATAGAACTCGCAAATTAGCACGTACCAGCAAAGATGCACAATTTGAAATTACGGTTTTAGAAAAATTAGCCTCTGTTTTAAATGAAGGTAAATCTGTCCGTCAAATAGATTTGAATACTGAAGAATCTGAAATTATTAAAGGCTTAGGATTACTTACCAATAAACCAATTATTTACGCTGCTAATGTTTCTGAAGATGACTTAGCAACTGGTAATGATTTTGTGGAAAGAGTGCGAGAAGTTGCTGCGGTAGAAAATGCTGAGGTTGTGATTGTTTCTGCTCAAGTAGAAGCAGAATTAGTGGAATTAGCAGAAGCCGATAAAGCTGACTTTCTAGAATCTTTGGGTGTGAAAGAAGGTGGTTTAAAATCTTTGATTCGGGCAACTTATACTCTTTTAGGTTTGCGAACTTATTTCACCTGTGGACCCAAAGAAACCCGTGCTTGGACAATTCATGCGGGAATGTCTGCACCCCAAGCTGCAGGAGTCATTCACTCTGATTTTGAACGGGGATTTATTCGCGCGGAAACTGTGGCTTATAACGATTTAGTCACACATGGTTCAATGAATGCAGCCAAAGAAAAAGGCTTGGTAAGAAGTGAGGGTAAGGAATATATTGTGCAAGAAGGTGATGTACTATTATTCCGATTTAATGTGTAA